One window of the Shewanella maritima genome contains the following:
- a CDS encoding heavy metal translocating P-type ATPase, with product MSNCAPQSHADENKCYHCHEPIPANLHLTTNINGQAQPMCCLGCQAISQTIVDSGLTSYYQYRSEPGTKGAELVPSQLQHFNAYDLEEVQQDFVHKDQQRSATSLTIEGITCAACAWLIEHKLKSIDGIHSIMVNSTTERAMVSWNNEQISLSEILTAVSKIGYQAAPYQVDEQEKIAKSNSRKFLLRLGLAGFATMQVMMFALALYSGYFTDLEQEYRDYFRWVSMIFAAPVVFYSAQPFYFSAIRSLLGGKLNMDFSVSLAIAGAYIASIVATVQGDGEVYFESVSMFTFFLLLGRYFEQAAKQKASVSSSNLHKLVPLTANLVTDEGSKQIAAKQLKLGDIISVKPGEMIAADGLITKGLSAIDESMLTGEHLPVNKVIGDKAYAGTINSEQPIELKVTAIGQDQLVAEIIRLQEVASNTKPKVALLAEQAASYFSAIIIAIAAITYIVWQFVSPEDAFWVTLSVLVATCPCALALATPTAITCATTLFTKLGIITRKSGVFEKLPKIDQVVFDKTGTLTRGQLTIDSIELLGNDFDKQQVCELIAALESSSYHPIAQAFKPFPAMQDVTDIVHHTGAGISATFNNQATSADNNSNKVKFGSASFVNANNNSHTLGNANSSTVAHQKQQVYLSIDDQLVAVFTLSDAIREDSKHTIADLNKLNIASSIASGDQSGHVNYVADTLGIAEVQSGLSPQGKLDYVQQLQVNKQVAMFGDGINDAPVLAGANLSVAMGSGTALAQNSADLILLGDKLSRFSQAIDIAKKTHRIIRQNLIWALGYNVLIIPLAVTGHVFPYIAAIGMSLSSIIVVSNSLRLLRTKL from the coding sequence TTGAGCAATTGCGCACCACAATCACATGCAGATGAAAACAAGTGTTATCACTGTCATGAGCCTATTCCAGCCAATTTACATCTGACGACAAATATCAATGGTCAAGCGCAGCCGATGTGCTGCCTTGGCTGTCAGGCTATTTCACAAACTATTGTAGATTCTGGGCTAACCAGCTATTACCAATACCGTAGTGAACCTGGCACCAAAGGCGCTGAGTTAGTTCCTTCACAATTACAGCACTTTAACGCTTACGATCTTGAAGAAGTACAGCAAGACTTCGTTCACAAAGACCAACAACGATCCGCTACATCATTAACCATTGAAGGCATTACTTGCGCCGCATGTGCCTGGTTAATTGAACACAAATTAAAGTCTATTGATGGCATTCATTCGATCATGGTTAATTCAACCACCGAGCGTGCGATGGTGTCATGGAACAATGAGCAAATATCGCTCAGTGAAATCCTAACTGCGGTCAGCAAAATTGGCTATCAGGCTGCGCCCTACCAGGTTGATGAGCAAGAAAAAATTGCCAAAAGCAACAGCCGTAAATTCTTATTGCGTTTAGGCCTTGCCGGCTTTGCCACAATGCAAGTTATGATGTTTGCCCTGGCATTGTATTCAGGTTATTTCACCGATTTAGAGCAAGAGTATCGCGATTACTTTCGCTGGGTCAGCATGATATTTGCCGCGCCAGTGGTATTTTATTCAGCTCAGCCATTCTATTTTAGCGCCATAAGAAGCTTACTTGGCGGTAAGTTGAATATGGATTTTTCAGTATCACTTGCTATTGCAGGCGCCTATATCGCCAGCATCGTCGCGACGGTACAAGGCGACGGCGAAGTCTATTTTGAGTCGGTATCCATGTTCACCTTCTTTTTGTTGCTTGGGCGCTATTTTGAGCAAGCGGCAAAACAAAAGGCCAGCGTCAGCTCAAGTAACTTACATAAGTTAGTGCCACTTACAGCAAATTTAGTTACCGATGAAGGCAGTAAACAAATCGCCGCAAAACAGCTAAAACTAGGGGATATAATCAGCGTCAAACCAGGAGAAATGATTGCTGCCGATGGCCTAATAACCAAAGGTTTAAGCGCAATTGATGAATCAATGTTGACTGGTGAACACTTGCCCGTTAACAAAGTGATTGGTGATAAAGCCTATGCCGGCACCATCAATAGCGAGCAGCCTATTGAGTTAAAAGTGACCGCGATTGGACAAGACCAATTAGTTGCCGAGATCATTCGTTTGCAGGAAGTGGCTAGTAACACTAAACCCAAAGTGGCACTGTTGGCAGAGCAAGCCGCCAGTTATTTTTCCGCTATCATTATCGCCATAGCCGCCATTACCTATATTGTTTGGCAGTTTGTCTCTCCTGAAGATGCATTTTGGGTCACTTTGTCGGTATTAGTGGCAACCTGCCCTTGCGCACTCGCATTAGCCACACCCACGGCGATAACCTGTGCCACCACGTTGTTTACCAAACTTGGGATCATCACCCGTAAATCAGGCGTGTTTGAAAAACTCCCCAAAATTGATCAGGTTGTGTTTGACAAAACCGGTACCTTAACCCGAGGTCAATTGACCATAGATAGCATTGAATTGCTAGGCAATGATTTTGATAAACAGCAAGTTTGTGAGTTAATTGCTGCGCTAGAGTCATCAAGTTATCACCCGATTGCGCAAGCCTTTAAACCCTTCCCAGCAATGCAAGATGTCACGGACATAGTGCATCACACTGGCGCAGGCATTAGCGCAACTTTCAATAACCAAGCGACCAGCGCAGATAACAATTCCAATAAGGTTAAGTTCGGCTCTGCAAGCTTTGTTAATGCAAACAATAATTCGCACACTTTGGGCAACGCCAATTCAAGTACTGTAGCTCACCAGAAACAACAAGTTTATTTATCGATTGATGACCAGCTAGTCGCCGTATTCACGCTAAGCGATGCAATACGTGAAGATAGCAAGCACACCATTGCAGATTTGAACAAACTTAATATTGCATCGAGCATTGCCAGCGGCGATCAATCAGGCCATGTCAATTACGTCGCAGACACCCTCGGCATTGCTGAAGTACAATCAGGACTCTCACCTCAAGGTAAACTTGATTATGTACAGCAGCTACAAGTAAATAAACAGGTCGCCATGTTTGGCGACGGTATTAACGATGCGCCAGTACTTGCCGGTGCCAACCTCTCTGTAGCGATGGGCAGCGGTACTGCACTCGCGCAAAATAGCGCTGATTTAATCTTACTTGGCGACAAACTGTCTCGATTTAGCCAGGCAATTGATATCGCCAAAAAGACCCACCGTATTATTCGTCAAAACTTGATTTGGGCGCTGGGATACAATGTGCTGATCATCCCATTAGCGGTAACCGGACACGTGTTTCCTTATATCGCTGCAATTGGCATGTCGTTAAGTTCGATTATTGTTGTCAGTAACAGTCTACGTCTGCTTAGGACTAAATTATGA
- the ccoS gene encoding cbb3-type cytochrome oxidase assembly protein CcoS: MSIIYVLIPIAMLFVLIAVGIFFWAVRSEQFDDLERQSVSILFDDDTKPAANSGSSNQADGDSKTENRAAESNQQSSAQKEPN, translated from the coding sequence ATGAGTATTATCTACGTACTGATCCCCATTGCGATGTTGTTTGTGCTTATCGCTGTGGGCATCTTTTTTTGGGCTGTGCGCAGCGAGCAATTTGATGATTTAGAGCGTCAAAGCGTGTCAATTTTATTTGACGATGACACTAAGCCTGCTGCCAATTCAGGCTCGTCAAACCAAGCTGACGGCGATAGTAAAACCGAAAATAGAGCCGCAGAAAGTAACCAACAATCATCAGCCCAAAAAGAGCCTAACTAA
- the ccoN gene encoding cytochrome-c oxidase, cbb3-type subunit I, with protein MMNHSQSTGADYNYTIVRQFALTTVLWGIVGMAVGVLIAAQLIWPQLNFETPWLTYSRLRPLHTNAVIFAFGTSALFATSYYIVQRTCQTKLFAPKLAAFTFWGWQAIILSAAITLPLGFTSGKEYAELEWPIDIAITVVWVCYAIVFFGTIIKRTTSHIYVANWFFGAFIITVAVLHIVNSMAVPVSMLKSYSMYSGAVDAMVQWWYGHNAVGFLLTAGFLGMMYYFVPKQAGRPVYSYRLSIVHFWALIALYIWAGPHHLHYTALPDWTQSLGMVMSLILFAPSWGGMINGIMTLSGAWHKLRTDPVLRFLVVSLSFYGMSTFEGPMMAIKTVNALSHYTDWTVGHVHSGALGWVAMVSIGSLYHLIPVLFGHGRMYSTSLVNVHFWLATIGTVLYIVSMWISGVMQGLMWRAVNSDGTLTYSFVESLEASYPFYFVRFVGGAFFLAGMLIMAYNVILTVKAKKDSLPSLSEA; from the coding sequence ATGATGAACCATTCCCAGTCTACAGGCGCTGATTACAACTACACTATTGTTCGCCAATTTGCTCTCACAACTGTGTTGTGGGGTATTGTTGGTATGGCAGTAGGTGTGTTAATTGCGGCCCAGTTAATCTGGCCTCAGCTGAACTTCGAAACTCCTTGGTTAACCTATAGTCGTTTACGACCATTGCACACCAATGCAGTTATTTTCGCGTTCGGTACATCAGCCCTATTCGCAACATCCTACTATATCGTTCAACGCACATGTCAAACCAAACTATTTGCCCCTAAATTAGCGGCATTTACGTTCTGGGGATGGCAAGCCATTATTTTATCAGCAGCAATCACTCTGCCATTAGGCTTTACCTCAGGTAAAGAGTACGCTGAATTAGAATGGCCAATCGACATCGCCATCACCGTCGTTTGGGTGTGTTACGCCATTGTATTCTTTGGCACCATTATTAAACGAACTACCTCGCACATTTACGTCGCGAACTGGTTCTTTGGTGCATTCATCATCACGGTTGCAGTGCTTCATATTGTTAACTCTATGGCTGTTCCAGTCAGCATGCTTAAGTCGTACTCTATGTACTCGGGCGCTGTCGATGCTATGGTGCAATGGTGGTACGGTCACAACGCGGTTGGTTTCCTACTAACAGCGGGTTTCCTTGGTATGATGTACTACTTCGTACCTAAGCAAGCTGGTCGCCCTGTTTATTCTTACCGTCTATCTATTGTTCACTTCTGGGCACTGATTGCACTTTACATTTGGGCTGGTCCTCACCACCTTCACTATACAGCGCTACCTGACTGGACTCAGTCTCTCGGTATGGTGATGTCGCTAATCCTATTTGCTCCATCTTGGGGTGGTATGATTAACGGTATTATGACGCTTTCTGGTGCTTGGCATAAACTGCGTACTGACCCAGTACTGCGTTTCTTAGTTGTTTCATTGTCTTTTTACGGTATGTCTACCTTCGAAGGCCCAATGATGGCAATCAAAACTGTTAACGCCCTATCTCACTACACTGACTGGACTGTTGGTCACGTGCACTCTGGTGCGTTAGGTTGGGTTGCAATGGTATCAATCGGTTCTTTATACCACTTGATCCCAGTACTGTTTGGTCACGGCCGTATGTACAGCACAAGCCTTGTTAACGTTCACTTCTGGTTAGCGACGATCGGAACAGTGTTATACATCGTATCTATGTGGATATCTGGTGTTATGCAGGGTCTAATGTGGCGCGCGGTTAACTCTGACGGTACGTTAACTTATAGCTTCGTTGAGAGTTTAGAAGCCTCTTACCCATTCTACTTTGTTCGTTTTGTGGGTGGCGCATTCTTCCTTGCTGGTATGTTAATCATGGCTTACAACGTGATTCTTACTGTTAAAGCGAAGAAAGATTCTCTTCCATCACTTTCAGAAGCATAA
- the etrA gene encoding electron transport transcriptional regulator EtrA: MPTDLNKARRASTGGCAIHCHDCSMGALCIPFTLNDSELDRLDNIIERKKPVQKGDQIFKSGDQLKALYAIRSGTIKSYTITEQGDEQITGFHLAGDVIGFDGIHDLEHQSFAQALETSMVCEIPYDTLDNLSGTMPKLRQQIMRLMSNEIMSDQEMILLLSKKNAEERLAAFIHNLATRFGSRGFSPNEFRLTMTRGDIGNYLGLTVETISRLLGRFQKAGMIEVKGKYIVIVDQQALSVLAGSARIAT; this comes from the coding sequence ATGCCTACAGATCTAAATAAAGCTCGTCGCGCGTCAACAGGTGGTTGTGCAATTCATTGCCATGATTGCAGTATGGGAGCATTGTGTATTCCCTTTACCCTTAACGACTCAGAATTAGATCGTCTCGACAATATAATCGAGCGTAAAAAGCCAGTGCAAAAAGGTGATCAGATTTTTAAATCTGGTGATCAACTCAAAGCACTTTATGCGATTCGCTCAGGTACCATCAAAAGTTACACCATTACAGAACAAGGTGACGAGCAAATTACTGGCTTTCATTTAGCTGGCGATGTAATTGGTTTCGATGGCATACATGATTTAGAACATCAGAGTTTTGCGCAAGCGCTAGAAACCTCAATGGTGTGCGAGATCCCATACGATACGCTTGATAACCTTTCAGGCACCATGCCTAAACTTAGACAGCAAATCATGCGCTTAATGAGTAATGAGATCATGAGCGACCAAGAAATGATTTTGCTGCTATCTAAAAAGAATGCTGAAGAACGTCTCGCCGCATTTATCCATAACCTAGCCACTCGTTTTGGTAGCCGTGGATTCTCACCAAATGAATTCAGGTTGACTATGACTCGTGGTGATATCGGCAACTATCTTGGCTTAACCGTTGAGACTATTAGCCGTTTACTAGGCCGCTTCCAAAAAGCGGGAATGATCGAAGTTAAAGGTAAATACATTGTCATTGTCGACCAGCAAGCACTAAGCGTACTTGCCGGAAGTGCCAGAATTGCAACGTAA
- a CDS encoding cbb3-type cytochrome oxidase subunit 3: protein MDYGTFQGILTIIVMVTFVGIFYWAYSSRSKKKFDEAANLVFTDKELAEMSKDSGEQK from the coding sequence ATGGATTACGGCACTTTTCAAGGCATATTAACCATTATCGTAATGGTCACCTTTGTCGGTATTTTCTACTGGGCGTACAGCTCTCGTAGCAAAAAGAAGTTTGACGAAGCAGCAAACTTAGTCTTTACCGACAAAGAACTTGCTGAAATGTCGAAGGACTCAGGAGAACAAAAGTAA
- the ccoP gene encoding cytochrome-c oxidase, cbb3-type subunit III, producing the protein MSNFWNIWIIIPTLLVIFGCVVLLIACTKNSTGVEEGKSMGHSFDGIEELNNPLPKWWSYMFYVTIVFGVVYLLLYPGLGSYQGLFGWTSANQSVRSMEESKAAVETAKANNHLSQYDAEVAKADAKYGPIFDKYLATPLEELVKDEQALNVGKRLFINNCAQCHGSDARGSKGFPNLADGSWLYGGELADIKKSIMDGRKGMMPPKGGLPIEDSELKGLTEYVVKLSGREHDAALAAQGQGSFMKGCFACHGMDGTGNKFMGAPNLTDDAWLYGASRGAIEESIRDGRAGVMPAWKDILGEEKVHVISAYVYSLSNK; encoded by the coding sequence ATGAGTAACTTCTGGAATATTTGGATTATCATTCCAACACTTTTGGTCATCTTTGGCTGTGTAGTTCTACTTATCGCTTGTACTAAAAACAGCACAGGCGTAGAAGAAGGCAAGTCAATGGGCCATAGTTTTGATGGTATCGAAGAACTAAATAACCCACTGCCGAAGTGGTGGTCTTATATGTTCTACGTCACTATCGTATTTGGCGTAGTTTATCTACTGCTATACCCAGGTCTTGGTAGCTACCAAGGTCTATTTGGCTGGACCAGTGCTAACCAAAGCGTACGCTCTATGGAAGAGTCAAAAGCTGCGGTTGAAACTGCAAAAGCAAATAACCACCTTTCACAGTATGATGCCGAAGTCGCCAAAGCTGATGCGAAATATGGCCCTATTTTCGACAAGTACTTAGCAACGCCATTAGAAGAGCTAGTAAAAGACGAGCAAGCATTAAATGTTGGTAAACGTTTGTTTATTAACAACTGTGCACAATGTCACGGCTCTGACGCTCGTGGTTCTAAAGGCTTCCCTAACCTAGCTGATGGTAGTTGGTTATACGGTGGTGAGCTTGCAGATATCAAGAAGAGCATCATGGATGGTCGTAAAGGTATGATGCCGCCAAAAGGTGGCTTACCAATCGAAGATAGCGAGCTAAAAGGTTTAACCGAGTATGTGGTTAAGCTTTCTGGCCGCGAGCATGACGCAGCACTTGCAGCACAAGGTCAAGGCTCATTCATGAAAGGTTGTTTTGCTTGTCACGGTATGGACGGTACAGGTAACAAGTTCATGGGTGCACCAAATCTAACTGATGACGCTTGGTTATACGGTGCGAGCCGTGGCGCTATTGAAGAGTCAATTAGAGATGGCCGCGCAGGCGTAATGCCAGCTTGGAAAGATATCTTAGGTGAAGAGAAAGTTCACGTTATCTCTGCCTATGTTTATAGCTTATCTAACAAATAG
- a CDS encoding AsmA family protein: MKIIKWVVIALALLVTGFVVYITQIFNLNDFKPQIIEAVETETGRKLQINQDLSWSFFPSIGINLGGIALSNPQGFSDAQMVQVNQVVANVSLMPLLSKQIEVEELVLDGLVVNLVTTKDGRTSFDGLTKEEQAKSEASEPKADGKSSFDPSSVYVGGISVTNTQINLIDEQSATKQAFTLTSFKLGEFELGKTADFSYVFEAVLPDMNAKSQGKGQLTVGKDIQSVSVSGFSIENTLTGANLPNNKVVGNVSAELNVNLASKALELVLSQIQVDAINGNGDIKVNYGTKVPQIDVNLAFNEIDLNPYMPARQDGESQQAPDDSNQASTPATEPDLSALKTLDVDFTFKAKSIKAQKLVTENWDMTTSIKNGVINLSNLSADMYEGSLLTKAKLDGRAKVSSYNFDMSVNGVQFRPLLTDAAEVDMLSGNANIKVTGSGKSLIPDNLKRNLNAKGNFEIADGSLYGVNIPQMIRSAKQKLSGDLSSAKPEEQKTDFTSLTGSFTLAKSVLNNPDLAMASPLLRLAGKGNANIDTQTIDYSLTTSVVGSLAGQGGDDSLSGVDIPLSISGSFAEPKFALDTEALLNQKLKQETEKAKDKLKDKLFEKLGGF; encoded by the coding sequence ATGAAAATTATTAAGTGGGTTGTTATTGCGCTGGCACTGCTGGTAACAGGTTTCGTGGTTTATATCACTCAAATCTTTAACTTGAATGACTTCAAGCCTCAAATTATTGAAGCGGTTGAAACGGAAACCGGGCGCAAGCTGCAAATTAATCAAGATTTGAGCTGGAGCTTTTTCCCATCAATTGGCATTAACCTTGGTGGCATTGCTTTATCGAACCCTCAAGGTTTTAGCGATGCGCAAATGGTTCAAGTCAATCAAGTGGTGGCTAATGTGTCGTTGATGCCACTGCTGAGCAAACAGATTGAAGTTGAAGAGCTAGTACTTGATGGTTTGGTGGTTAACTTAGTCACCACCAAAGATGGCCGCACCAGTTTTGATGGTCTAACTAAAGAAGAGCAAGCAAAGTCTGAAGCATCTGAACCTAAAGCGGACGGTAAATCAAGCTTTGATCCAAGCAGTGTTTATGTAGGCGGCATTAGTGTAACCAACACCCAAATAAACCTGATTGATGAACAGAGCGCAACTAAACAAGCGTTTACCCTGACGTCATTTAAATTGGGTGAGTTCGAATTAGGTAAAACCGCAGATTTTTCTTATGTGTTTGAGGCTGTGTTACCTGACATGAACGCCAAGTCTCAAGGCAAAGGGCAATTAACTGTAGGTAAGGATATTCAAAGCGTGTCTGTGTCTGGCTTTAGTATCGAGAACACGTTGACGGGTGCTAATCTACCGAATAATAAAGTTGTGGGTAATGTCAGCGCCGAGCTTAACGTTAACCTTGCCAGCAAAGCACTTGAGTTAGTTCTTAGCCAAATTCAAGTTGATGCCATTAATGGTAACGGCGATATCAAGGTCAATTACGGTACTAAGGTGCCGCAAATTGACGTAAACCTTGCTTTTAATGAAATTGATTTAAACCCTTACATGCCTGCTCGGCAAGATGGTGAGAGTCAACAAGCACCTGATGATAGTAACCAAGCTTCAACTCCTGCTACTGAACCTGACTTATCAGCCTTAAAAACGCTTGATGTTGACTTCACCTTTAAGGCCAAATCAATTAAAGCGCAGAAACTGGTGACTGAAAACTGGGACATGACGACCAGCATTAAAAATGGCGTGATTAACCTGAGTAATTTAAGCGCCGACATGTATGAGGGTAGCTTACTCACAAAAGCAAAACTTGATGGTCGCGCTAAAGTGTCAAGCTATAACTTTGATATGTCGGTAAATGGCGTGCAGTTCCGACCTTTACTGACCGATGCTGCTGAAGTGGATATGCTTTCAGGCAACGCCAATATCAAAGTGACTGGCAGCGGTAAAAGCTTGATCCCAGATAACCTAAAGCGCAACCTTAATGCCAAGGGTAACTTTGAGATTGCAGACGGTTCATTGTATGGCGTGAACATTCCGCAAATGATCCGCAGTGCTAAACAAAAGCTGTCTGGCGATTTATCAAGTGCTAAGCCTGAAGAGCAAAAAACCGATTTCACTAGCCTGACAGGGTCATTTACCTTAGCAAAATCGGTACTAAATAACCCAGATCTCGCTATGGCATCACCATTGTTGAGGCTTGCCGGTAAAGGCAATGCCAATATCGATACGCAAACTATCGACTATAGCTTAACAACCAGTGTAGTGGGTTCACTTGCAGGGCAAGGCGGTGATGATTCGCTATCAGGCGTTGATATACCATTGAGCATTAGCGGAAGCTTTGCCGAGCCAAAATTTGCGCTTGATACAGAAGCGTTACTCAATCAAAAGCTTAAGCAAGAAACTGAAAAAGCCAAAGACAAGCTAAAAGACAAATTGTTTGAAAAATTAGGTGGATTTTAA
- a CDS encoding FixH family protein, whose product MSAPLPWYKQFWPWFLIVLPMCAVVASVTTLKIAMDNSDSLVAEDYYKQGKGINMDLKKIKHAKTIGMQYLVTVDDHQLVLSQQGGPEYGAALTVDFFHPTLEDKDFEVLATADAKGNYKIALQESISGPWEVRLESFDGKWRIQQRIDIQDDVEYWLN is encoded by the coding sequence ATGTCTGCTCCCCTTCCCTGGTACAAACAATTTTGGCCTTGGTTTCTGATCGTATTACCTATGTGTGCTGTTGTAGCTAGTGTAACTACCCTTAAAATTGCTATGGATAATTCTGACTCATTAGTTGCAGAGGACTATTACAAGCAAGGTAAAGGCATCAATATGGATCTTAAGAAGATCAAACATGCAAAAACCATAGGTATGCAATACCTAGTGACAGTTGATGACCACCAGCTGGTATTGTCTCAACAAGGCGGCCCAGAATACGGCGCAGCATTGACCGTAGACTTCTTTCATCCAACCCTTGAAGACAAGGACTTTGAAGTTTTGGCAACGGCAGACGCCAAAGGCAATTATAAAATAGCACTTCAAGAATCAATTTCTGGTCCTTGGGAGGTGCGTCTTGAAAGCTTTGATGGTAAGTGGCGTATTCAACAGCGCATTGATATTCAAGATGACGTTGAGTACTGGTTAAATTGA
- a CDS encoding putative 4-hydroxy-4-methyl-2-oxoglutarate aldolase, giving the protein MLDLLPDLFDHYPDDLTLIQLDWRDFGAKAIFHGEVVTVSCFEDNSKVKQLLATPGAGKVLVVDGQGSMNRALLGDMIAQSAMDSGWEGVVIKGCIRDAGTINSFNVAVKALGTNPIKTAKRDLGEVNCSINIAGVEIRPGMHIYGDLNGVACSNKPLDLSVIS; this is encoded by the coding sequence ATGTTAGATTTACTACCCGATTTATTTGACCATTACCCAGACGACTTGACGTTAATCCAGCTTGACTGGCGTGATTTTGGGGCGAAGGCGATTTTCCATGGCGAGGTAGTCACTGTCAGTTGCTTTGAGGACAACTCTAAGGTCAAACAGCTGTTAGCAACACCCGGCGCCGGTAAAGTGCTAGTCGTCGATGGGCAAGGCTCGATGAATCGTGCGCTACTCGGTGACATGATCGCGCAAAGCGCAATGGACAGTGGTTGGGAAGGTGTGGTGATCAAAGGGTGTATTCGCGATGCCGGTACTATCAATAGCTTTAATGTTGCGGTTAAAGCGCTGGGAACTAATCCGATTAAAACCGCCAAGCGCGATCTTGGCGAAGTAAACTGTTCAATAAACATAGCTGGCGTAGAAATTAGACCAGGTATGCATATCTATGGCGATCTAAATGGTGTTGCTTGCAGTAACAAACCGTTAGATCTCTCAGTAATAAGCTAA
- the ccoO gene encoding cytochrome-c oxidase, cbb3-type subunit II, which translates to MKFNHELIEKNIGLLGIFTVIAISFGGLVQITPLLFQKDTTEPVEGLRPYSALELEGRDIYIREGCYNCHSQMIRPLRAETERYGHYSVAGESVWDHPFQWGSKRTGPDLARVGGRYSDKWHEVHLIDPRIVVPQSNMPGFPWLMDNTLDGKLTRKKMEILSNFHPDHNMYSEEELAGAEEAVKGKTEMEALIAYLQSLGHALK; encoded by the coding sequence ATGAAATTTAATCATGAGTTAATTGAAAAGAACATCGGCTTATTGGGTATTTTCACTGTTATCGCCATTAGCTTTGGTGGTCTAGTGCAAATTACACCGCTTTTGTTCCAAAAAGACACCACAGAGCCAGTTGAAGGCCTACGCCCTTATTCTGCGCTTGAACTTGAAGGTCGCGACATCTACATCCGTGAAGGTTGTTATAACTGTCACAGCCAAATGATCCGTCCACTGCGTGCCGAAACCGAGCGCTATGGCCACTACTCTGTAGCAGGCGAAAGTGTTTGGGATCACCCATTCCAATGGGGTTCAAAGCGTACTGGTCCTGATCTAGCACGTGTAGGCGGTCGTTACAGCGACAAGTGGCATGAGGTTCACTTAATCGACCCACGTATTGTGGTACCTCAATCAAATATGCCTGGTTTCCCATGGCTTATGGATAACACCCTAGACGGTAAGTTAACCCGTAAGAAAATGGAAATCTTGAGCAACTTCCATCCTGATCACAACATGTACAGTGAAGAAGAGCTTGCCGGCGCTGAAGAAGCGGTGAAAGGTAAGACTGAAATGGAAGCGCTAATCGCATATTTGCAATCATTGGGTCACGCACTCAAGTAG
- a CDS encoding sulfite exporter TauE/SafE family protein: MELSIWGAFMVGLMGAAHCFGMCGGLVGAFSTSIANSNQGNYLARQLGFLVSYNLGRIISYTLAGMLVGGGAAALSQLFAIDNYLVFLRLFAGIMMIATGLYISQLWMGITHIEKMGQVIWRFLNPIAKKLLPIRHQGQALVAGLIWGWLPCGLVYSTLTWSIASGSMLQGGLIMLAFGLGTLPALLSAGVAAKQLAQWVQHKAVRLISGLLIIAFGMQTIYIAIAQLS, translated from the coding sequence ATGGAGCTTTCAATTTGGGGCGCATTTATGGTTGGACTAATGGGCGCCGCACATTGCTTTGGTATGTGCGGAGGCCTTGTTGGCGCGTTTTCAACGAGTATTGCTAACTCCAACCAAGGTAATTATCTTGCACGCCAATTGGGCTTTCTTGTTAGTTACAACCTAGGGCGCATAATCAGTTACACCCTGGCAGGTATGTTAGTCGGTGGCGGCGCAGCTGCGCTAAGTCAGCTATTTGCCATTGATAATTATCTGGTTTTTTTGCGGTTATTTGCCGGCATTATGATGATTGCGACTGGGCTTTATATTAGTCAGCTATGGATGGGTATCACCCACATCGAGAAAATGGGCCAAGTCATTTGGCGTTTTCTTAATCCTATCGCTAAAAAGCTGCTGCCAATACGTCATCAAGGCCAAGCCCTTGTAGCGGGATTAATATGGGGCTGGCTGCCATGTGGGCTAGTTTATAGCACCCTAACCTGGTCTATCGCATCAGGCAGTATGCTCCAAGGCGGCCTTATTATGCTGGCCTTTGGTTTAGGTACTTTACCAGCGCTACTAAGCGCTGGTGTGGCAGCAAAGCAGCTTGCACAATGGGTGCAACACAAAGCGGTACGCCTTATCAGTGGCTTACTGATTATCGCTTTTGGTATGCAGACGATTTACATAGCAATTGCCCAGCTAAGCTAG